The nucleotide sequence TGGTTACGGGCGCTGCCGGCTCCATTGGCAGCGAACTGGTTCGGCAACTGGTGCTCCACAAGCCGCGCGAGATTGTGCTGGTTGATCAGGCTGAATCAGCCCTGTACGACCTTGTTTTTACATTACGTCATGAGCTGGGCGATAAGCTGACGGGTACCGTGTTGTCAGTTCAGATTGCCGATGTGACCGATGTCGAGCGAATTCGGCGAACCTTTGATACCTATCGGCCCGCGTTCGTTTTCCATGCAGCCGCCTATAAACACGTGCCGCTGATGGAAGACCATCCATACGAAGCGGTAAAAGTTAATGCGCTGGGGACGAAGATCGTTGCGGATCTGGCCGTTACGTTCGGCGTGAGCAAGTTTATTATGGTGTCGACGGATAAGGCCGTCAACCCAACGAACGTAATGGGTGCAACTAAACGGCTTGCCGAAATGTATGTGCAAAGCCTGAACGGAACTTCTGAAACGGCATTCATTGCAACGCGCTTTGGAAACGTCCTGGGATCGAGCGGCTCAGTGGTGCCGATTTTTAAGCGGCAGATTGAAGCGGGTGGGCCGGTGACCGTTACCCACCCAGAGGTTATTCGGTATTTTATGACCATCCCCGAAGCCTGCCAGCTTGTGCTTGAAGCGGCCGTTATGGGTAGAGGGGGCGAAGTGTTCGTGTTTGATATGGGCCAGCCGGTACGAATCGCTGATCTGGCCCGGCAGATGATTCGATTATCCGGCTACGAAGTTGATAAAGAGGTTGTGCTGCGATTCACAGGGTTACGTCCGGGCGAAAAGCTATTCGAGGAGTTACTAAACACGACCGAATCGACCCTGCCAACGCATCATCCCAAAATAAAAATTGCCCGGTTACATACGCCCGACGCCGATTGGCTGCAACAGGCAATGTTCCGCCTAAAAGCTGCGTTACGCGCAGATGACAACTTGGGTCTGGTAAATATTCTCAAAGAGTTTATTCCTGAATACATCAGTAATAACTCGCCATACCAGGCTCTCGATACGCCAAACGTGTCGGTAAAGCCTGGCTCAACGGTATAATGTGATCAGGTGTCGCTTCACTTAGCTGCCCGTACCGCCTTCACTTCTTCAGCCGTAACGGCCGACGCCTTGTTGGTGAAATTGCTGCGGATATACGTCAGCACGTCGGCAATCTGACCATCGTGCAGGAAATCGTGCGCAGGCATGGCGTTATCGTACATTTCACCTTCAATTTCCTGACCCTGCAATCCTTTCAGCAACACGTTGATGAGCCGGGTTTTGTCACCCAGCACCCAGTCGGTTCCGCGCAGGGGCGGGTTCAGGTTAGGTACTCCCGAGCCATTCGCCTGATGGCAGGTCAGACAGTTTTGCTCATAAATCACCTGGCCGGGCTGTTTAATCTGAGCAGCTGCTGGTTTAGAGGCAGGTTTTGCGGCCGGGCTCTGGGCCTGGGCGGCTGCAACTGAGAGTGTCAGACTGGTAAATACGCTAAGAAGGAGTTTCATACAGGAACAAATCAATTAGGTTGTTAACTTTTGAATGGCTTACTGGCGCCACTTGAGGGTGTTAAGCAGATGTAGAACGTCTTTGCGAATGTACTGGATAACGGGCTGCAACGAATCATTTTCGGTCGCTGTGTTAAAATACAACGCGCCCCGCAGGAAGTGGGTCGTTGAATCAGTCGTAACAAACTGAACCTGACTAGGGACTTCACCCGATAAATCAATCAGGCTCGCTTCCAGCCCTGACTTCAGCTTGATTTTACGTTGCTCGATTGAATAAGCTTTAATGTTATGCCTGGCGGCCAGTTTATAGGCGTCCTCGAGCATAGCCCGGAGTCGTTTCTGATCGTTCAGAACAGGCTTGTAGGTCAACTGGACGCTGGCGTGGAAGGCTGGATAGTTAATAAAAATCCAGTGCGGTTCCGAGCGGGCAAACGTATCGGGCAGAATCCGGGCCGCTTTGTTGTACTCAAACTGGTAAGGATGCGTGGGTTCGAGGAGGGTATACCTAGGCTCAGGCAGATCCAGACGTGGGTACCCTTTGGGTTTGGGCACGTAATTATCGGATGAGCTGTTGCCGCAGGCGGCTGCCAGCAGGCCTATGAGCAGAAAGACAGCGTACTTTACCACAATTAATTGGACTTGTCGGCGGAGTGACAATGAAAAGAACGAAAAAGCCCGGCGGTTTGGTGCCGGGCTTCTGCTAAAGTATCGGCGGTCTGTTTACGAGTTCACCGTTTCGAGTTCCTCCTGACGAACAGGCTGGCCCATCAGCGTAGCAAAGCGGTTGATGTTGAACGTCGGCTCAAACCAGACTTCACCCATTACCGGATGCCGTACTGGTACGTCGGGATTCTGAATTTCGTTCAACAGCAGGCCTGTTTCGCCTGTTGTGTGGCGCTTGACCTGCCGAACGGTATATAGCTGATCGCGCCTGGGCGTCTGGACGCCAAATTCGGCGTAAAAGGCCAGTACCGGGGCGGGAAAACTATCGTTGGTGCAAATGACTTCCATAATTTCTCTCTCCTAAACCGTGCAAAGATAACAGTTTATCGGGCGAAGAGATTCCCGGTTAGTCTTCAAACAGATTCCCTAACTGCCCAAGCACGGAACCGCCTTCCTTGTGAGACTGAGCACCGTAGGGAGCCAGCCGCTGCACTAGTTTGGAAATCGGCATCGACTGAATCCAGACTTTACCGGACCCGCGCAGAGTGGCTACAAAAAGGCCTTCACCCCCGAAAATCATGCTTTTCAGGCCACCCGCGCGTTGAATGTCGAAGTTAACGCTTGGCTCAAAGCCCACTACACAGCCCGTATCTACGCGGAGCATTTCGTTATTCAGCGTTCGTTCTACGACTACGCCACCGGCATGAATAAAGGCCATACCGTCGCCCTGGACTTTCTCCAGAATGAATCCTTCACCACCGAAAAAACCTGAGCCCAGCCGTTGGTTGAACTGGATACTCAGCCGGGTACCGAGGGCCGCACACAGGAAAGCATCTTTCTGTACGATCAGCGTATTGCCGTAAATATTGCCCAGGTTAATGGGCATAACCGTACCCGGATAGGGGGCGGCAAAAGCGACCTTCCGTCTGCCAACGCCCCGATTGGTGAAGTGGGTCATGAACAGCGATTCGCCCGTGATCATGCGCGTTCCGGCCTGAAGCAGCTTACCCATGAACCCCTGATTAGGCTGGGAACCGTCGCCCATTTTGGTTTCAAACTGAATACCGTCCTCCATGAAGAGCATGGCTCCGGCTTCCGCAATGACAGTTTCGTTAGGGTCCAGTTCGATTTCAACAATCTGAATGTCTTCGCCGATGATTTTGTAATCAATTTCGTGGGAGTACATGGGCAATAAGCGGGTTTATGATGAGTGATTGGCCGTTTAGATGGGCCGTTTCTGTAGCCGAAAACTACGTATCTCTACCCATTTCTTTGGTTAATTTTCTGACAAACGGCCAAAAAAAAGCCCGACCGGGCTTTTGAGCGGGTCGGGCTTTTTAACGGGGTTTGACGTCATCGGGCAAATCGTTATCCGTTTCGTCGAAGAGTTTTTCATCGTCGTCCGGTTTTTCGTCGTCATCGTCCGGATTAGCGTCGCCCTTCAGGTTCAGATCGGTCCGGTGGCGAAGTTTTTTATCGTCTACGGTCTTGTTCAGAAACTGATTGATCCGGTCAATGTCGAAGCTCGTTGTGATCTCACCGAACGAGTTAATCTGAATATCAAATCCTTCGAGTTCTTTGTGAACCCGGGGTTTCTCACTTTCGTCGGGGTTCGTTTTTTTCTTAGCCATGATTAAGCGGTGTATGCGGTAAGAGATAGGGCGAAAGTACAGGCAAACGCAGTTCCATCAATGGATAGTACCTGATTTAACAACGCCAGCCGGAAACATGTTTAATCGCTTTTTGCCGTCAGCGACCTTGGTAATGCTTATCACCACACTCGATTGGCAATAACGTTGATGATGCTGTTTACGATGAACGCAAGTCCGAATGATACGCCAACCGAAAACTGGGGCAGTAAAAAGACTTGCAGGAAAAGAAACGTAGAGAAGCCCAGTAACCCAATGACAAGTCCACGCAGGATGGCGATGGTCGCGTTACTACCCTGAAGGGTATGCGAGAAAATAGCCAGAACCGAGGTCAAAATAGGAAACGGCGTTAAGATGCCGCTCCAGTTTGGGCCTAAAACGCTAGCCAGGCCCGTAACAACCAGCACAAACAAGGTAGCTACGGCCATACGTATAGGAATATCGAACGGTAAGCGCCGGGCTTTTACGGGTTTATCCGACGTCTTGGGGAAAAATCGTAAGGCGAGCAGGACATACCCGATCACAAGCGCATAACTCAGGTATAGATTGAGTTGAAGAAAATTAAAGACTAAGACCGTAACGGTGTATAAGCCATACGACAGCAGGAGCGTTGGCAGCCAGGTTAATTTGCGGGAAAATGACGAGTAGCTGAGGCTGAAGCTAATCAGGGCCAGGATACCCGTCATGGCCCCCTGAATCGAATGGATACCAAAGGCCTTACCCTGTTCGAGAATAAAGAACAGTAGGATGGCTCCGGCTACCCAGGGCATACTGCCAATCAATCCGCCTATTTTATGCCCCCACCTTCGTATCGCTAGCGTGACAAGCGCTATGATCGTAGGCATGAGCGTCATTTTGAGGAGGAGAATATTCGTCATTACGTTAAAAAGCACCTGCAAAATTGGCGGCTATTTGTCGAATAGCGCTATCCGCCTGCCCAAATAAATCGTAATTTACGTTAAACCAGCCAGTCGGTCAACTGGTAGGCATCGTTCCAGAAATACCACTCCAGACGGCTTGATTGGACGAAGGCTTCCTGCATTTTTTCCTGTTCGGCCGAACTCGCTTCATTCGCCAGCCTTTCGGTTAGATCGAGCATCTGACCGACGACCTGATCGAAGGCGTCGCCAGCGTAAGTGTCAATCCAGGCCTGGTAGGGATTCCGTTCACGAGATTGAGCGTGGATGTATTTACCAACCTCCCGATAAATCCAGAAGCAGGGAAGTACGGCGGCTGCGCCTACGGCCAGCGACTGGGTTGCTGTCATAGCCAGCAGAAAGTTAGTATAAGCAAAGCAGGCTGGCTTCTTCTGCGTTTCGGGCTGGATGTTGTAGAGGTCAAAATTCGTCTCGTGAAGAATCCGTTCTACCCGGATCGCATTAGCTGCAAACTCGGTGAACTGTAGAATGTCGGCGGGGGCGGATGCCTTTACGGACAGCTGCGCCAGTGCCCGGCTAAAATCGGTCAGGTAAAGGGCGTCCTGCTGAATGTAGTACTGAAACTTAGGTGCGGGTAAGGAACCAGCCGCCAGTTCCTGCACAAAGCCGTGCGACACGATAGTTTCGTACAAAGGCGTGATCTGCTGCCAGAGTTGATCGGTGAAGTGCATTGATAGTTGTTTATTGCCAGATAGAAAAGAAGTGGTGAACCGGGCCGTGGCCATGCCCTAACTGATAAGCGGCCCCGGCCTGTAACGCACCCGTGAGATACGTTTTTGCCTGATTAACTGCTTCGCGAAGGGAGAAACCTTTGGCCAAGCCTGCCGCAATGGCTGAGGAAAGCGTACAACCCGTACCGTGCGAGTTGGGCGTGTCGATACGTTTCGTTGGAAACAGAATCTGCTCGTCAGGGGAGATGTACAGCAGGTCTGTGCTCTCGGCGTCGTGTAAATGCCCACCCTTCACCAGAATCGCACCGGGATATTGACGGCCAAGGTCGGCGGCTGCCTGCTGCAGATCTGTGAATGTATTTAAAGGACGATTTAACAAGACACCGGCCTCGGGCAGATTGGGTGTAATCACCGTAGCCAGGGGGAGCAAATGCGTCTTCAGGGCGTCGATGGCTTCGTCCTGCAAGAGTTTGTCGCCACTGGTTGCCACCATGACGGGATCAACTACAATGGTTCGCACGCCAAACCCGGTCAGCGTATCGGCAATGACCCGGATGATATCGGGCGCGTGGAGCATCCCGATTTT is from Spirosoma taeanense and encodes:
- a CDS encoding polysaccharide biosynthesis protein — its product is MKHSLSAEVTNRFAPRLVVLLLDLTVTKFAFLFAWTLRFNFTVDLANWHWNHFLGLLLCRFFVFLWIRPFAGIIRHTSVEDALLIGQAVTLSSLLAGLGSYGLKLLFNDPFLYIPASILAIEYFICVVLLIGIRLAIKYLYHLLITSSTNESLSVLIYGAGAMGIHTKDTLLHDRTRKYRILGFIDDNPAKTQKTVQGVRVFSLREASTLFLQGTHKPDVILAIDALPVRRRNEIANFLIQYQVSVKIVPSAQSWIKGRLSTGQIRDVRIEDLLGRPPIQLDNAAVSDIVRGQVTLVTGAAGSIGSELVRQLVLHKPREIVLVDQAESALYDLVFTLRHELGDKLTGTVLSVQIADVTDVERIRRTFDTYRPAFVFHAAAYKHVPLMEDHPYEAVKVNALGTKIVADLAVTFGVSKFIMVSTDKAVNPTNVMGATKRLAEMYVQSLNGTSETAFIATRFGNVLGSSGSVVPIFKRQIEAGGPVTVTHPEVIRYFMTIPEACQLVLEAAVMGRGGEVFVFDMGQPVRIADLARQMIRLSGYEVDKEVVLRFTGLRPGEKLFEELLNTTESTLPTHHPKIKIARLHTPDADWLQQAMFRLKAALRADDNLGLVNILKEFIPEYISNNSPYQALDTPNVSVKPGSTV
- a CDS encoding c-type cytochrome → MKLLLSVFTSLTLSVAAAQAQSPAAKPASKPAAAQIKQPGQVIYEQNCLTCHQANGSGVPNLNPPLRGTDWVLGDKTRLINVLLKGLQGQEIEGEMYDNAMPAHDFLHDGQIADVLTYIRSNFTNKASAVTAEEVKAVRAAK
- the gldD gene encoding gliding motility lipoprotein GldD, yielding MVKYAVFLLIGLLAAACGNSSSDNYVPKPKGYPRLDLPEPRYTLLEPTHPYQFEYNKAARILPDTFARSEPHWIFINYPAFHASVQLTYKPVLNDQKRLRAMLEDAYKLAARHNIKAYSIEQRKIKLKSGLEASLIDLSGEVPSQVQFVTTDSTTHFLRGALYFNTATENDSLQPVIQYIRKDVLHLLNTLKWRQ
- a CDS encoding TIGR00266 family protein: MYSHEIDYKIIGEDIQIVEIELDPNETVIAEAGAMLFMEDGIQFETKMGDGSQPNQGFMGKLLQAGTRMITGESLFMTHFTNRGVGRRKVAFAAPYPGTVMPINLGNIYGNTLIVQKDAFLCAALGTRLSIQFNQRLGSGFFGGEGFILEKVQGDGMAFIHAGGVVVERTLNNEMLRVDTGCVVGFEPSVNFDIQRAGGLKSMIFGGEGLFVATLRGSGKVWIQSMPISKLVQRLAPYGAQSHKEGGSVLGQLGNLFED
- the tenA gene encoding thiaminase II, which translates into the protein MHFTDQLWQQITPLYETIVSHGFVQELAAGSLPAPKFQYYIQQDALYLTDFSRALAQLSVKASAPADILQFTEFAANAIRVERILHETNFDLYNIQPETQKKPACFAYTNFLLAMTATQSLAVGAAAVLPCFWIYREVGKYIHAQSRERNPYQAWIDTYAGDAFDQVVGQMLDLTERLANEASSAEQEKMQEAFVQSSRLEWYFWNDAYQLTDWLV
- the thiD gene encoding bifunctional hydroxymethylpyrimidine kinase/phosphomethylpyrimidine kinase codes for the protein MKTYTRVLTIAGSDSGGGAGIQADLKTVSALGCYGLSVITALTAQNTLGVSGIHSVPPAFVAEQLKSVLSDIGVNAVKIGMLHAPDIIRVIADTLTGFGVRTIVVDPVMVATSGDKLLQDEAIDALKTHLLPLATVITPNLPEAGVLLNRPLNTFTDLQQAAADLGRQYPGAILVKGGHLHDAESTDLLYISPDEQILFPTKRIDTPNSHGTGCTLSSAIAAGLAKGFSLREAVNQAKTYLTGALQAGAAYQLGHGHGPVHHFFSIWQ